A stretch of the Stutzerimonas stutzeri genome encodes the following:
- a CDS encoding DUF6088 family protein, with amino-acid sequence MKSLSAAIIEHSRLLPEGGILAPNEFLHLADRASVDQAFSRLAKGGELMRISRGLYVAPVTGRFGKRAPATEKVISAIASKSHQVIALSGARAANLLGLTQQVSIREVFVTGGRPRTLQLGKAQVRIEHAPHWQIALGTTIAGDAVRALAWLGKPHAPEAVAKLRTCLSSNDWQILISHRSNLPQWMAEAIGREAVFAEQGF; translated from the coding sequence ATGAAATCCCTTTCCGCGGCAATCATCGAACACAGCAGGCTTCTTCCTGAAGGAGGCATCCTTGCACCAAACGAATTCCTTCACTTGGCTGACCGTGCTTCGGTGGACCAAGCATTCTCTCGATTAGCCAAGGGCGGGGAGTTAATGCGGATTTCACGCGGCCTCTATGTGGCGCCGGTCACCGGGCGCTTCGGCAAACGCGCGCCGGCGACGGAGAAGGTTATCAGTGCGATAGCTTCGAAAAGCCATCAGGTAATCGCGTTAAGCGGTGCCCGCGCAGCGAACCTTCTAGGGCTAACGCAACAGGTGTCGATTAGGGAGGTATTTGTTACCGGCGGACGGCCGAGAACCCTGCAGCTAGGCAAGGCTCAGGTGAGAATCGAGCATGCGCCGCATTGGCAAATCGCCCTCGGAACAACCATTGCTGGCGACGCTGTACGTGCGCTTGCCTGGCTGGGGAAACCCCACGCCCCAGAGGCAGTCGCCAAGCTGCGCACGTGCCTGTCGAGTAACGATTGGCAGATTTTGATATCGCATAGATCAAACCTTCCTCAATGGATGGCTGAAGCGATTGGGCGCGAAGCAGTCTTTGCTGAGCAGGGCTTCTGA